The genome window ATCTGGGTGATGATCTCGGTGACGATCCCCCGCAGCAGGATCACTGCGATGCCCACGAGCAGGTACCGCAGACCCAGCGGGACCGTGGAGACCCCGAGCTTCTGGACGCCGCTGGCAACCCCCAGCCACACGAAGAGCTCGCTCGCGTTGGCGTACGGGAAGAACGGGGTGACCGGGTGCACGAAGGACACGGTCGAGTCGTAGAAGGCGGGCTTGTAGCGTTCTGGCAGAAACCGCCCGAACGAAAAACAGATGGGGTTGGTCAGCATCAGCACGGAGACGATGGGCATGACCGTGTAGCGGGTGAACCGCCACCGTGCCGACCACCTCACCGCCCTGGTCACCCGCTGTTCGCCGATCGCGCTGGTCAGCGCGTACATCGCGGTCAGCAGGACGATCAACGTGGGCAGGATGCCGGTGACGAGGTCGGTGAACTGCCTCCCGGCCTCTTCGAACAGGCCGATGAAGTGCGTCCCCAACCACTCGAACACCGCCAGCGGGCCGCCGCCTCCGCTCGACCCTGGTTCCGCCGCAGCGGCAGTCAGAGCATTCATGCGCGTTCTCCTCGATCAGCATTTCTGGATCGCGATTCGCACCGACCTGGTCGCGGCAGGTAAGCCGAGTCGGGGGGTGCGAGTGCAGTGCGCCGCTGTTCAGCGACTCATATGCACCTATGTGCAGAAGGTGTTCACATTTGCAGTGATGTGTGTAACATGCTCGTCCAAGCAGGGCAATACCCCGCAACCAGACGAACGCAAGACGACCTACAGGAGAGTTTCGTGCAAGAACAGCGCGTCACCATCGCTTCGACCGTCGGCCTTCACGCCCGTCCGGCCGCAGCCTTCGTGCAGGCCGCGAGCCAGCACCCGTGCGAGGTGCGGATCGGCCGCCCAGACGGCGAGCTCGCCGACGCCAAGAGCATCCTCGCCGTACTCGGCCTGGCGCTGGCGCACGGCGAGGAAGCCGTAGTGCGGACCGACGGCGAAGGCGACGATGCGGCGCTCACGGCGCTGACTGCTGCGCTGTCGGTGGATCACGACGCCGTACATTGACCTGACGCAGGCCACACCCACGCCCGAGAGGAAACCGGACCAGTGCCGCCACCACGTGATCAAGAACTTCTCGTGAAGGCTGCCCGGATGTACTACGAGGAGAACCGCTCGCAGCAGGAAATCGGGCGGGCGCTCGGTCTGAGCAGATCGAACGTGTCGCGGGTCCTTGCGGCAGCGCACGACCGGGGGATCGTCGAGATCCGCATCCACGATCCCAGCGGCCGCGACCTCGAGTTGGAGCGGCAGCTCAAGGACGCCTTCGGGCTCCACGACTGCCGCGTCTCAGACGTCCACGGGAACGGCCCGCACCTGCAGAAGACCGGCGACCTCGGAGCCCGATGGCTGGTCGAGAACCTCCGGCCCGGCCACCGGATCGGGTTGTCCTGGGGGCGGAGCTTGCAGGCAGTCGTGCGATCCGTGCCCGAGCAGGGCGGCCTCGACGTCGAGGTCGTCCCTCTGGTCGGCGGCCTGTCGTCCGTGGATTCCGAGATCACCGGTGAGGAGCTCGTGCGGGAGCTGGCGCGCCGTCTGGGCGGACGTTTCCAGCGATTGCACGCCCCGGCCCTGGTCACCTCGAAGGCAGGTCGTGACGTGCTGCTGGCCGAGCCCTCGATCGAATCCACGCTCAGCGCTGCGAGCGAATGCTCGATGGCCATCGTGGGCATCGGCAGCCGTGACGTCGGTTCGTCCGCAGCGATCATCGAGTCGATGCAGCTCACCGAGGAAGAGTTCGAGCAGTTCACTGCGGCGAATCCCGCGGGTGACATCTGCGCCCGTTACTTCGACGACAAAGGACGCGCGATCACCGGCCCGACCGCGGACCGGGTTCTTGCCGTATCCCTCGACGATCTGGCCGCGATTCCCGTCGTCGTCGGGGTCGCCGCGGGCACGGACAAGACGCGCGGCGTCCTCGGCGCACTGCGCAGCGGAGTCCTGAACGTCCTCGTCTGCGACAGTTCTCTCGCCCACGCCGTGCTGCACCGCACCAACAACGCGTGACGGGGCCGGAGACACTCCGGCCCCGTCCACTTGCTCTCAGCTCTGCGGTTGCACCGCCATTTCCCCCAACGACGACCAGTCGTCCTGCGGGAGTGTCGTGTTGATGACCTGCGGCGTCTCGGCGAGGTAGTGCGGCCAGCTCCGCTGCGCGGTCCTGAAGTGCTCGGAGTGGACGTGCGCGCTACCCGCCTCGCCATCCCGGAACGCCTCGACGACGACGTACTCGTTCGGATTCTCGACGCTGCGGGACCAGTCGAACCACAAGCATCCCGGTTCACTGCGGGTCGCTTCGGTGAACGCGGCTGCGATCCCGGGCCACTGATCCGCGTGTTCGGATTTCACCTGGAACTTGGCGACAATGAAGATCATGCGTGTCCTTCGCGTGTCTGGACTGCTGGTGCGGTGGGGATCACGGGACGAGAATCGCGCGACCGCGGATGCGTCCGGCGTCGAGGTCGTCCAGGGCGTCCTGGAACCGCTCGAGCGGGTACTTGGCGGTATGCAGCTGAACGTGTCCCCGTGCGGCCAGGACCATCAGCTCGCACAGGTCGTTGTAGGAGCCGACCAGGTTGCCGATGAGGTTGATCTCGGTGGAGATGATGTCGATGGTCGGAACGTTGATGTTCTCGCCGTAGCCGACCACGTGGTAGTCGCCGGCGCGGCGCAGCATGGCGACGCCGTCCGCGGTGGCGCCGCCCTCACCGACGAAGTCGATGACGACCTCCGCTCCGTGCCCACCGGTCAGCTCGAGCACTTCCTCGACCTGACCGCCCTCGGCGACCACCCCGTGGTCGGCTCCGATGGCCACGGCCAGCTTCACAGCGTCGGGGTTGCGGTCGACGACGATGAGTTCCGCGGCTGTGGTGGCTTTCAGGACCTGGATACCGATGTGCCCGAGCCCGCCCGCGCCGATCACGGCGCAGCGGTCGCCCGGCCGGAGGCCGCGTGCCGCCTTCGCCGCAGCGTGGTACGCGGTCAAGCCTGCATCAGCGAGGGCGGCCACGTCGGAGGGTTCGAGGGAGTCGTCGATCCGCACGACGCTGCGAGCGGAGGTCTTGAGGTACTCCGCATAGCCACCGGCCGTGTCGATACCGGGGAACGACGACTGTTCGCAGTGCACATCGTCGCCGAACCTGCAGGCCCGGCAGAGACCGCACGTGATCAGCGGATGCACGATCACCTTGTCGCCCTCAGCGACGTTGGTGACCGCGCTTCCGACCGCGTGCACCCATCCCGCGTTCTCATGGCCGATCGTGTACGGCAGGGTCACGCCGGATTTCTCCGCCCACTGGCCTTCGAGGATGTGGAGGTCGGTGCGGCACACACCGGCTCCGCCGATCTTGACGATCACGTCGTACGGGCTGGTGATCTTCGGGGTTGGCACGTCCGCCATGCGAAGCGGTTCGCCATAGCCCACCACCTGGGCTGCCTTCATGCCGTGTTCTCCTTCGGTGCTCATCAGGCTGGTAGTTGCCAGGACGGTTCGTCCGCTCGCGGCGACTGGTCCGCGGCGGCGTCGGAATAGCGGGTGCGCAGCAGGGCTCGGCAGAAGTGCGCATTGCCGTCGATCGAGATCCGCACCGAGCGGGCGAAGCGCAGCCGGACCGGAATCTCGTCGCGCGGATACGGTCGGCCTTGGTCGTCCACGAGAACCTTGGCCGACGGTTCGACGTCCAGACCGAGAGCCTGCCGTCGCCGCAGAAGCGCGTCAGCGTTCGGCGAGTCAGCAAGATCGGCCAAGGTCACGTCGTGGAGGTCTTCCTCGGCCAGCGTCGGCTCGTCCCGGAGCAAGCCGGTCAGCGCTCTCTCCATCGCCGCGGTGTGCGCCTTGCGGCGGAACACCAATCGCAGCTCGTCGAGTCCTTCCTCAGCCTCGTCCCCGAACGTTCCTCGATAACCCGCATCCGCGGCCAGCCCGCGGTTGATCACCTCCGAGTCGTGGTGATCGTCGAGGACCACCACGACTTCCCGCGCCTGCGGAAGCTCCGACAGCACGTCCTTGGCATCGGAGGCCATCAGGTAGGCGAAGTTGGGCGAGCAGAAGGAGGTCGGCAAGCGGAGGTGGACAGTGATGTCACCTTGGTCCGAGACCTCCAGGGAACGGACGAAACCGAGGTCTGTGATGGGTTCGTCCAGTTCTGGGTCGAGCACACGATCCAGTGCCGCACGTGCGGCTCGTTCCAGCTCTGCGGTGGGCATTTCAGGCCACCGCCGCTTCGAGCACTCCGAGATCGGCGGGGACCTCGATGTCGTACATGGACGCGGCGTTGAGTCCGAGGATTTTCTTCTTCTGCCCCACGGTGAGCGGCGGGTACTCCGTCATGTCCTCGGGGATCTGGAAGTCGACGAAGCGTTCGACCAGCCACCGGGGCGTCCACAGCGCGTAGTCGCTGGAGAACTGGATCCGGTCCTCGTCGAGCCAGTAAAGCAGTTCGCCGATGATCTGGGCGAAATACCTGGGTCTGGTGTGGATGAAGGGCATCGCGACGGCGAGACCGGCGTGCACGTTCGGCTCCTGCGTCGCGATCCAGCAGAAGTCTTCCAGGCGCGGGAGGCCGCAGTGCTCGACGACGAAGTTGAGGTCCGGGAAGTCCGTCGCCGCAATGTCGACGTCGGCGACGTCGAACGCGTCGCGGTCCAAGGGCCGAATCGTCGGTCCCTTGTGGATGTGGATGTTGCGGATCCCGAGCTCCTGGCAGGCTTCGAGATAGCGGTAAGTCCACGGATCGTTCAGCTTGTACCCGCGCGAATCGCCATACCACTCCGCGGTGTAGAGCTTCACGCCCTTGAGCTGGAACCGCTCAGCGTCCCGGCGCAGCTGGTCGAGGCCATCCTGCTCGAAACGCGGGTCCCAGCAGTGGTTGTATGTCAGCTTGTCGGAATGCCGCTGGGTGAGCGCGAACGCCTCTTCCACCTGTGCGAAGCCATTTCGGAAGAAAGCGCCGAGGTAGGCGGGCTGGAAGATGGCGTGGTCGACGTATCCGTCGACGAACAAGTCCTTGATCAAACGCTCGCCGCCGTAGTAGAGGAAATCCTCGTACGGCCACAGCTCGGTCCCCGGACTCAGGTTCCGGTGGTAGTCGTAGAAGCAGTCGATGAACTGCTTTCCGTGAATGTTGAGCTGGTTTTCGGGACGAGCGTCCCAGAGCGCGACGTGCGCATCGACGATGAAGTAGTTCTCGCCGTCCTTGCTGTACATGTGCACCTCCGAGTACGTGGCGGCCGTGGCACGTGGGAGGGAACGCTAGGCAGTACGACATCGATCGTGGAGGCCTCCGATGTCTCACTTTGAGACATCCGGGCTGCTGAGGAACGCCGCTGCAAGCATTACGGTGGCCAGGGTCAGCGCAACGATGCGTGAGCTGGAGGCACGAGATGAACAACCGCCGGCGCATCCGACACGCGGAGCCGCCAGGGCCACTCGCACCCCGCACGCGTTCCGCGGCTCCACGCCTGCAGGCTTCATGGCAGCGCAGTGAGCGCTACGGGCTGTCAGCGGACGAGATGCGCCCGGTGTTCACAGGCTCCGTGGACACCGATTCGCTGCTCTACGAATGCGGCGAGGAAGTGCTGCGCGGCTTACGGGACACCCTCGCCAACGAACCGGTCAGCCTGATGCTCACCGACAGCGAGGGACTCGTGCTGACCAGGATGTCGGACGACCGTTCGATCAACCGCTCGCTCGACAGCGTCAACCTCGCTCCGGGCTTCTACTTCGCCGAGCGCAACGCGGGGACCAACGGGCTTGGACTCGCCTTGGCCGATCGTGTGTCGTCGCTGGTGAGGGCCGACGAGCATTACTGCACGAGCCTTCGCGGCTACACCTGCGCGGCAGCTCCGATCCTCGACCCGGTCAGCGGTGGACTGGCCGGCACCGTCAACCTCACCACCTGGTCCGACTCCTCCGAGACGCTGCTGTTGGCCCTCGCTCAGGCCGCGGCCGGCAACACCATGGCCCTCATGCTGGCGCGCGGTACTGGGCACAAGACCCGGCCGATGCCGCGCGGCGAGGTGTTCCGCGTTTACGCCGACCGCCTCCAGGAGGTCACCGCCTCCCCACCCTCGGCCGACTGGACCGAGGCCGTCTCTCAGGCCCGCACGGCCTTTGATCGGGGCGACGTCGTCGCGGTCGTCGGTGAACCAGGCGCGGGCAAGACCGCGTTGGTGTCCCAGGCGCGTCGCGGAGTACGGCGCGAACGCATCCTCAACGCCCGCCCGCCCGCTCCCGAAGACGTCGAGGCATGGCTGGCGTTGTGGGCTCCCGAGGTGGGCAAGGACAGCACGTGCGTGATCGTCTCCGGAGTGGACACCCTGCCCGCATGCGCGACGACCGAGCTGGCACGGCTGTTCACCGCCGTGCGCCACGACGGAACCGGCCCCGAACGTCTCCAGCCGCTCGTCCTGACCGCGTCGACGAACTCGGCGCTCCCCGAAGAACTGCGCCCGCTGATCGACAGCGTGATCGAGGTACCCGCACTCAGGTACCGGCCAGCAGACATCGTGCCTCTCGCCCAGCACCTCGCCCGCCAGGACTGGGGACGCTCGGTAACCTTCACACCAGCCGCTGCACGCGCGCTGACAGTCCACGACTGGCCGAATAACATCCGCCAGCTCCGGCGCGTCATCCGCGACGCGGCACCACGAGCCAGGGTCATCGACCTGCACCACCTGCCGCCCGAGGTCTTCACCGGACCAGGCCGCCCCCTCAGCCGCCTGCAGGCACTCGAACGCGACGAGATCGTCCGCTGCCTGATCGAACCAGGAGCGACCGTGGCACAGGCAGCGGCCAAACTCGGACTCAGCCGCGCCACCATCTACCGCAAGATGGCCCAGTACCGGATCAACCTACCGACCCGCAGTTAATGATCTTCTTGTAATAGGGTGAGTCGCTGGGGTTGTTTTGTGTTCCGGCATGGGACGATCTTGGCGAGGTTTTCACGGTCGACGGGTGAGCAGGCCCGTGCTGGTGAGCGTGCCGATAGGCGGGATTTCGACCCGTTGCGGGAGCGTCGGATGCAGGCGGCGGAGATGTTCGGTCGCGGCGAGCGGCAGGTCGATGTGGCCACCGTGCTGGGCGTGTCGCAGCAGACCGCGTCGCGGTGGCGCCGGGCGTGGTCGAGTGGTGGTCCCGAGGCTCTGGCCGGTGCCGGTCGCGCCGGGCGGATATCCACACTCTGCGATGAGCAGCTGGCCGCGATCGAGACCGAGTTGCTCAACGGCCCGCGCGCAGGCGGGTTTCCCGCCGAGATGTGGACGCTGGCCCGGGTGACGGAGGTGATCGAACGGCTTACCGGCGTGCGGTATTCGCAGTCGCAGACGTGGGTGAGTCTGCGCCGGCGGCTCGGCTGGAGCCGCCAGAGACCAGCACGGCGAGCCGTCGAGCGCGACGAGGCGGCGATCGAGGAATGGGTGAAAACCGAGTGGCCGCGGATAAAACCGGGGCCCGGCGCCGAGGGGCCTGGATCTGCTTCCAAGACGAGAGCGGACCCCGGTAGTGCGGCACCGTTTTTCCTGGACACGGATGTCGATGTCGGCCGCGCTGGCCTACCGGCCTGATCGCAGCCAGGCGACGTTGGTGTTTCAGGCCAAGCACGGGGCCAACGACACCGCCTCGCTGATCGAGTTCCTCACCGACCTGCACGACCATTTCGACGGTGCGCCGGTGACGCTGATCTGGGACGGCCTGCCCGCCCACCGCTCCCAAGCCATGAAAGCCTGGCTTGCCACCCAACGACACTGGCTGCGCGTCGAACCACTGCCCGGCTACGCCCCCGACCTCAACCCCGTCGAACAGATCTGGGGCAACATCAAAGCAACCGAACTGGCCAACCTCTGCCCCAAGACCATCGACGAAGCACACACCGCCGCCGAGACCGGCCTGGAACGCATCGGCAGCAGCTACCAACTGTGCTTCTCCTTCCTCGACCACACCGTCCTCCACTTATGACAAACAAGATCACCCAAATACCGAAAGATCATTAAGCGCTCCGTGAGCACGAGGGCGCCTGTGACCGAACCGCCAGCCGGTCACAGGCCGAGGCTGGGGCCGTCGATGCCGCGGTGCAGCTCGCGGTGCATACGGTCGACGTAGTCGAGTTCGTGCTCGAAGCGTTGCCGTTCGGCTTCCTCGGCCTCGTGGCGTTCGGCCAGGCTTTCTACCGCGAGGTGGCTCACGAGTCGATCGAGATCAGCACGCCCGCGCACGCCCACCCCGCGTCGGCCGCCGCCACCGTGGAGCAGGACGCCGCGGCGTCCCCCACGTCAGATCAACTGACACTCCCCCGGTTCGCTCGGGCCGCGTCCGCGGCCTCCGCACTCGCCGGAGAGCGGGCGGCGTGGCGCGCGGCCAGGTAGCCGAAGGTCAGACCGGCACCCACCTGACGGCCTGCGCCTGAATATTCCGAGGCCGTGATCGAGCCGGCATCGTTGCCGCAGGAGTGGTCGTCCGGCGATCGGCGAGGAACTGGTCGCCCTGATCGTACGCCTGGCGAGGAGGTCAGAGCCGCCACTGAACATCCTCGTCGGCGTGGAACTACCTCCGGCCAGGCGTGGGGTCTGCTCGCTGAGACCGGTTGCCGGTGGTCGTGCCGTGCCTGCGCCGGGGATGACGGATTCGCACGGTTCAGCCAGTGGATAGCCGCAGGTGCTCGACGTAGTCCTCCACAGCGGAGACCAGCTCCCCGTCGTCGGCAAGGGTGATGTCCAGAGCGGACAGGACACGGCGCGGGGCGTCCGCCGAACGGGCCAACGCGACCAGTTCGTCGGCGCGGGGGTCGCTGACCGGTCGGTCGCGCAGATGGATCAGCCAACCGGCCAACGCCGCGACGGGGGCTTCAGGCATCCGTTCCGCGGCGCGTTCGGCGCGCAGCACCGGCAGGATCCGAGCGGGGATCTTCTGCGAACCGTCGGCGGCGATCTGCAACAGGTTGTGCCGCACTCCGCGCGAGGAGAAGCGCTGGAGCAGACGCTCCCGGTAGTAGGTCAAGTCCTGCGCTGGGAGAGGCGCGTGGCGCGCCGCGACGTCCCACCACGACTCCGTCAACCTCGCCAACACCGGGTGCCGGACGGCCTCGTCGACCGTCGCGCACCCCAGCGCAGGGCCGGCGTAGGCAAGCAGCGTGTGAGCACCGTTGAGGAACCACAGTTTGCGCTGCTCGTAGGCGGCGAGGTCGTCGACGAACCGGGCACCGGACTTCTCCCACGCGGGCCTGCCGAGCGGGAAATCGCCCGCCAGCAGCCACTCGCTGAACGGTTCGGTCACCACGGGAGCCCGATCCTCGAGCCCGGTGAGCCGCGCGGCGGCGATGACGTCCTGCTCGGTGACCGCGGGCGTGATGCGGTCGACGACCGTGTCGACGAACGACACGTTGTCCTCGATCCACGAACGGAAGCCCGGGCCCTCGGCCTGTGCGGCGACGCCGATCGCCCTCCGCAGGACGCCGCCGTTGCCCGGCAGGTTGTCGCAGGGCACGAGCGCGATCGGGGCGCCGCCCGCGCGGTGGCGTCCGCGCAGCCCGGCGAGGAGGCGGCCGATCGCGGTCCCGTCCTGATCACCGGACACCCGGTACCCGGCCTCGGTGATCGTCAGCGTCAGCAGCGCCACATCGGGAGAAGCCAGATCGGCGAGCCACTGGTCGGTGTCGCTGCCGGCATGGGCACGGCTGATCGCATCGACGATCTCGGCCTGTGGCTCCCCATCTCCCCGCACCTGCAGCGAGTACAGGCCGTCCTGCTCGGCGAGCCTGCGCGGCAGCTCGGTGTTGCGGAAGGTGTAGGCCGCGATGCCCCACTCGGGGTCGGCCATCGTGTACACCGCCTGGTGGGCCCGGTGGAACGCGCCGAGCCCGAGGTGAACGGCGCGCACCGGAGCCGGCGGGCGTGCGTGGGCTGAGGCGCGGGTCAGTCGTGTCGTCACAGTCGGAACGCCCTTCGCGGTTGGCGGTCGTGGAGGTCGTGGATGACGAGGGCGGCGTCGTCCTCGCTGAGCACGTGTTCGGCGACGAGTCCGGCCAAGTGGGCCGCGTCGACCCTGCGGGCCGTGTCGTGGCGGGCCGGGATGGAGCAGAACCCGCGGGTGTCGTCGATGAAGCCCGCGTTCCGGTAGAAGCCGGCCGTTTCGGTGACGGCGTCACGGAATCGATACATCGCGCGGGGAGCATCGAGGAACCACCACGGCGCACCTAGGTAGACCGAGGGGTAGAACCCGGCGAGGGGAGCGAGTTCCCGGGAGAAGACCGTCTCGTCGAGGGTGAACAGGACGGTCTGGAACCGCGGGTTGGTGCCGAAACGCTCCAGCATCGGCTGCAGCGCGCGGGTGAACTCCGCCTGCAGCGGGATGTCGTGGCCGGTGTCGGGGCCGAAACGGCGCAGCGTGTCCGGGTGGTGGTTGCGCCTGCTGCCGGTGTGCAGCGCCATGACCATTCCGTCCTCGCTGGACATACGGGCCATTTCGCCGAGCAGCTGCTGCGACAGCAGGCGAGCGTCACCGGCACTGGCTGTGCCGGATCGGACCTGATCGACCAAGCGCTGCGCCTGCGCGGCGTCCAGGAACGCCATGCGCGCATCTGGAGCGCTGTGATCGGTGGCGGTGGCGCCGAGCGCGCGGAAGTACTCCCGGCGGTTCTCCAGCGCCCGGATGAGCCCGTCGTAGTCCCCGGTATCGATGCCGCTGGCGGCGGCGAGCTCGTCCAGCGCCTTGGTCCAGCCGGAGCTGGTCGCATCGAGGTAACGGTCGGGGCGGAAGGTTGGCACGACGCGGCCCGACCAGGACGGGTCGTCGGCCAGGGCCCGGTGGTAGGAGAGGTCGCCGGCGGGATCGTCGGTGGTGGCCAGCACCGCGATCGCGAACGAGTCGTACAGCGCCCGGGGCCGGAACTCGGGCTCGCGCAGCCGGGCGGTGAGCTCGTCGAACAGTTCGTCGGCGGTGTCGGCCGACGGCTGCACCGTCACGCCGAGCACGTCGTGCAGCTCGGCCTCCAGCCAGCCCCGGGACGCGGTGCCCAGGAACAGGTGCCAGTGCTCGCAGAAGGTCCGCCATATGTCCCTCGGCTGCGCGGGGTCGGTGTCGCCGGCGCTGTCGCGCAGTCCGAGGTCGGCCAGCGGGACACCGTGGGCGTGCAGGAGGCGCGTGACGTAGTGGTCGGGCGTGACCAGCAACGACGCTGGGTCGGTGAACGCGTCGTCGTCCGCGAGCAGGCGGGCCTCGACGTGCCCGTGCGGACTGATCAGCGGGAGGTCGCGGACGCTGTCGTAGAGCCGCCGCGCGATGCGGCGCTGGGACGGTTCGGACG of Saccharopolyspora erythraea contains these proteins:
- a CDS encoding sugar-binding transcriptional regulator — encoded protein: MKAARMYYEENRSQQEIGRALGLSRSNVSRVLAAAHDRGIVEIRIHDPSGRDLELERQLKDAFGLHDCRVSDVHGNGPHLQKTGDLGARWLVENLRPGHRIGLSWGRSLQAVVRSVPEQGGLDVEVVPLVGGLSSVDSEITGEELVRELARRLGGRFQRLHAPALVTSKAGRDVLLAEPSIESTLSAASECSMAIVGIGSRDVGSSAAIIESMQLTEEEFEQFTAANPAGDICARYFDDKGRAITGPTADRVLAVSLDDLAAIPVVVGVAAGTDKTRGVLGALRSGVLNVLVCDSSLAHAVLHRTNNA
- a CDS encoding HPr family phosphocarrier protein, with translation MQEQRVTIASTVGLHARPAAAFVQAASQHPCEVRIGRPDGELADAKSILAVLGLALAHGEEAVVRTDGEGDDAALTALTAALSVDHDAVH
- a CDS encoding NAD(P)-dependent alcohol dehydrogenase, producing the protein MKAAQVVGYGEPLRMADVPTPKITSPYDVIVKIGGAGVCRTDLHILEGQWAEKSGVTLPYTIGHENAGWVHAVGSAVTNVAEGDKVIVHPLITCGLCRACRFGDDVHCEQSSFPGIDTAGGYAEYLKTSARSVVRIDDSLEPSDVAALADAGLTAYHAAAKAARGLRPGDRCAVIGAGGLGHIGIQVLKATTAAELIVVDRNPDAVKLAVAIGADHGVVAEGGQVEEVLELTGGHGAEVVIDFVGEGGATADGVAMLRRAGDYHVVGYGENINVPTIDIISTEINLIGNLVGSYNDLCELMVLAARGHVQLHTAKYPLERFQDALDDLDAGRIRGRAILVP
- a CDS encoding amidohydrolase family protein — its product is MYSKDGENYFIVDAHVALWDARPENQLNIHGKQFIDCFYDYHRNLSPGTELWPYEDFLYYGGERLIKDLFVDGYVDHAIFQPAYLGAFFRNGFAQVEEAFALTQRHSDKLTYNHCWDPRFEQDGLDQLRRDAERFQLKGVKLYTAEWYGDSRGYKLNDPWTYRYLEACQELGIRNIHIHKGPTIRPLDRDAFDVADVDIAATDFPDLNFVVEHCGLPRLEDFCWIATQEPNVHAGLAVAMPFIHTRPRYFAQIIGELLYWLDEDRIQFSSDYALWTPRWLVERFVDFQIPEDMTEYPPLTVGQKKKILGLNAASMYDIEVPADLGVLEAAVA
- the uxaC gene encoding glucuronate isomerase → MAATSGTHRDRENEGPPATPRGAAPAGRVPLTPHPDRLLPSEPSQRRIARRLYDSVRDLPLISPHGHVEARLLADDDAFTDPASLLVTPDHYVTRLLHAHGVPLADLGLRDSAGDTDPAQPRDIWRTFCEHWHLFLGTASRGWLEAELHDVLGVTVQPSADTADELFDELTARLREPEFRPRALYDSFAIAVLATTDDPAGDLSYHRALADDPSWSGRVVPTFRPDRYLDATSSGWTKALDELAAASGIDTGDYDGLIRALENRREYFRALGATATDHSAPDARMAFLDAAQAQRLVDQVRSGTASAGDARLLSQQLLGEMARMSSEDGMVMALHTGSRRNHHPDTLRRFGPDTGHDIPLQAEFTRALQPMLERFGTNPRFQTVLFTLDETVFSRELAPLAGFYPSVYLGAPWWFLDAPRAMYRFRDAVTETAGFYRNAGFIDDTRGFCSIPARHDTARRVDAAHLAGLVAEHVLSEDDAALVIHDLHDRQPRRAFRL
- a CDS encoding transposase; amino-acid sequence: MSAALAYRPDRSQATLVFQAKHGANDTASLIEFLTDLHDHFDGAPVTLIWDGLPAHRSQAMKAWLATQRHWLRVEPLPGYAPDLNPVEQIWGNIKATELANLCPKTIDEAHTAAETGLERIGSSYQLCFSFLDHTVLHL
- a CDS encoding GAF domain-containing protein; the protein is MRPVFTGSVDTDSLLYECGEEVLRGLRDTLANEPVSLMLTDSEGLVLTRMSDDRSINRSLDSVNLAPGFYFAERNAGTNGLGLALADRVSSLVRADEHYCTSLRGYTCAAAPILDPVSGGLAGTVNLTTWSDSSETLLLALAQAAAGNTMALMLARGTGHKTRPMPRGEVFRVYADRLQEVTASPPSADWTEAVSQARTAFDRGDVVAVVGEPGAGKTALVSQARRGVRRERILNARPPAPEDVEAWLALWAPEVGKDSTCVIVSGVDTLPACATTELARLFTAVRHDGTGPERLQPLVLTASTNSALPEELRPLIDSVIEVPALRYRPADIVPLAQHLARQDWGRSVTFTPAAARALTVHDWPNNIRQLRRVIRDAAPRARVIDLHHLPPEVFTGPGRPLSRLQALERDEIVRCLIEPGATVAQAAAKLGLSRATIYRKMAQYRINLPTRS
- the srlA gene encoding PTS glucitol/sorbitol transporter subunit IIC, which produces MNALTAAAAEPGSSGGGGPLAVFEWLGTHFIGLFEEAGRQFTDLVTGILPTLIVLLTAMYALTSAIGEQRVTRAVRWSARWRFTRYTVMPIVSVLMLTNPICFSFGRFLPERYKPAFYDSTVSFVHPVTPFFPYANASELFVWLGVASGVQKLGVSTVPLGLRYLLVGIAVILLRGIVTEIITQIMIKRTGRTEEFRRFDEEFSSAPVAGLAKEH
- a CDS encoding winged helix-turn-helix domain-containing protein translates to MFRHGTILARFSRSTGEQARAGERADRRDFDPLRERRMQAAEMFGRGERQVDVATVLGVSQQTASRWRRAWSSGGPEALAGAGRAGRISTLCDEQLAAIETELLNGPRAGGFPAEMWTLARVTEVIERLTGVRYSQSQTWVSLRRRLGWSRQRPARRAVERDEAAIEEWVKTEWPRIKPGPGAEGPGSASKTRADPGSAAPFFLDTDVDVGRAGLPA
- a CDS encoding mannitol dehydrogenase family protein yields the protein MRAVHLGLGAFHRAHQAVYTMADPEWGIAAYTFRNTELPRRLAEQDGLYSLQVRGDGEPQAEIVDAISRAHAGSDTDQWLADLASPDVALLTLTITEAGYRVSGDQDGTAIGRLLAGLRGRHRAGGAPIALVPCDNLPGNGGVLRRAIGVAAQAEGPGFRSWIEDNVSFVDTVVDRITPAVTEQDVIAAARLTGLEDRAPVVTEPFSEWLLAGDFPLGRPAWEKSGARFVDDLAAYEQRKLWFLNGAHTLLAYAGPALGCATVDEAVRHPVLARLTESWWDVAARHAPLPAQDLTYYRERLLQRFSSRGVRHNLLQIAADGSQKIPARILPVLRAERAAERMPEAPVAALAGWLIHLRDRPVSDPRADELVALARSADAPRRVLSALDITLADDGELVSAVEDYVEHLRLSTG
- a CDS encoding putative quinol monooxygenase, with amino-acid sequence MIFIVAKFQVKSEHADQWPGIAAAFTEATRSEPGCLWFDWSRSVENPNEYVVVEAFRDGEAGSAHVHSEHFRTAQRSWPHYLAETPQVINTTLPQDDWSSLGEMAVQPQS
- a CDS encoding iron-sulfur cluster assembly protein; translated protein: MPTAELERAARAALDRVLDPELDEPITDLGFVRSLEVSDQGDITVHLRLPTSFCSPNFAYLMASDAKDVLSELPQAREVVVVLDDHHDSEVINRGLAADAGYRGTFGDEAEEGLDELRLVFRRKAHTAAMERALTGLLRDEPTLAEEDLHDVTLADLADSPNADALLRRRQALGLDVEPSAKVLVDDQGRPYPRDEIPVRLRFARSVRISIDGNAHFCRALLRTRYSDAAADQSPRADEPSWQLPA